The stretch of DNA TTGGCTCCTTCAACTTGCTCTGATGCCATCGCTCTCGTTTCCGttgttttcttttcaaattttTAAGTTTGTTTCTCTGTCTTTTACTCAGTGTTCTTTCACTTAGAGTGGAGAATAAGGGAACGCATGGTGCTGAATCGTTACAAGGGTTGCTTGTGCCTGCATCACgtccctcctcccactcctctaTGTCACTTGCTTCAGTACTCGAATCAGGTGACCAACCTCGGACAGTGGCAGAAACATTGACAACTTTGCTTCTGCAATGTCTTAGCACAGATGGCCCAGGACCTAAATCCTCTTGCACTTCTTCTACGAGACTATTATTGAACGATTGAGAACATGACACAAAATCAGACTCTCGACTGTATGGCCTCTGAAAGGCAGGACTGTTGGATTCTTCAGATACAGGTAGCTGTAGGTTAGcaccttctgccaatggaaactgTCTAGGGCTTGCAATCTCACCAATGTGATGCATTATAATTCCACAAGATGAAGATCGCGGGCACAATCCATGTATGCTTGAAAAACTAACAGCTGCATCCTTTGAGTTTGTGCTGCTAAAATCCAGACTGTGAGATTTTTTATGAAAACCTATCATTGTACATCTGGCTCTCAGAGGCTGTGAAGCAGAAGACCATGGCTGTGGATAAGCTGCTTTGAAGTTAAATTCATTGCTGTCAACTTCTACCATTCCTCGACTGCCTGATCTTGCCTCCAGGCAAAGTGCTTCAGTTATTCTTTCACGATCCATCTTTCTTGAATGATGTAAAAATTCTTTATGCCTGTGGAGAGACATGATGTTTTCTGTCCCACGCTCCATGTTCTCCACAGTTTCTAATTTGTACACGTACCGTACTTTCTGTAGAGATTTCACCTTTGCAGGCTCAATTATTCTGATTAAACGTGGTGCTTCATAGTCAGTACGGCTCTTACAAATATGTACAGTCACTGCTTGCCCACAAGGGCACTTAGCATTGCTGACAAAGTTAAAATCCCCCAGGCGGGCCCCACAGTGCAGGCAGTTCAGCTTCCCAATTGTCCACCATGACTATGGAGAAGAAATAGACAACAATCTGGttattttaacaaaaaaaagCGGGAAATAGGCCACATAAACTCTTTCATTCAATTCACAAGGTCAGCTTTTCTTTTCTATGTGTAATGTGGAATCTAGCACAGCACAGAAAAGTCCACAtaacagtgaggccgagacaccTGATGTAGCAGATTGTGTTGTTTTACAATACATAACATAGCAGCAGATTTTACAAATACAGTTGTCAGTTATATTAGAATTATTCGGTAGTGCCTGaaaattccaaaccatttcatgtcaaatgaaaaaaaatgtacAAAGCCGCCTTTAACAATGAATAAGCAAGTGGCTTTATGAATACAAAGAAATATCCACATGTATGTCACTGAGACCAGACTGTAAGAGTACATGCAGTGTAAGCTTTCAACAAGATCCCAAAACAAAATCCCTAACCTACAAATAATAAAAACTCAATTGATTTGCAGCCCAAAAATACACATTAATTAAAATGCTGTAGAGATGCTCCACAGATGGAAAAAGCATTTAAACTCTTAGAAAATTGTTATTTGGTGAAAATAAATACTGTTATCTTCCATCCATTTTATGCCTGTagaaaaatctttatttatttaaaaatggcaccAATTACATCCTGATCACAGTGGGTGGATATTTGTCACAATACTTAATTTGGTACagcaaggttcactaaattgatccctgggatgagggggttgtcctatgttGAGATGCTCAGCAAGCTGGTCTAttttctctgaagtttagaagaatgagaggcactctcattgaaacatacaaaattctgaaggggcttgataggatcgatgctgagagattgtttctgctggtcagggaatctaaaacacggaggcacaatctcaggataaggggccaattgtttaggactaagatgagaggAAATTACTTCACCCAAagcgttgtgaatctttagaattctctgccccagagggcagtggatgctccatcatcgaatacatttaaggctggaatagatagatttttggtctctcagggaatcaagcaaTATGGGaagcaggcagggaagtggagctgAAGCTCAAGgtcagtcatgattttattgaatggtggagcaggccgaCGGTACACatatggtctgctcctgctcctatttcttgtgttgtgTTTTCATGTTAAAGTATTCTAATTTGCACCGTCTCCAGCCTAAATAGAGATAATGTTGTACAGGTTTGTGTCCTCAGCTATATTGCAGAAATTTGTGAAGACTTGCTCAATATAGTCAATTTTGTGGAATTAAATAATCCTATGAAAGTTCTGAGTATTAAAACTTTAATGGAAAAGAAGTACAAATGCTCGGTATTGTTGATGTAAGAAAATTCAAAAATCTGCGGTCTGTAAATTACCTTTAAAAAGGCAAATTAAATCCCTCAATTGTTATTGAAGGGACTCTGTCACTGTGCTATGGAGGGAGAATGATTACAAGATTCATTGAAAAATTATATCTGAATATAACATCTAAAATACTTACAAAGGAGATAGGAGAAATCATAGCCACTCACAAAAGGATCAAAATCAAGaggccacagatttaaaataattgacattaaaaacaaaagcaatatacgaaaaaaaaattcatgcagcaagtggttaaagGTCTGaattgcactgcctgaaagtgtcgtggagacaggttcaactgaagcattcaaaatggaggatttgcagggttacaggagaAGGCAGGTGAAGGGCACCaaatgaattgctcattcggagagccggtgcagacacaatggattgaataacctcctctgcactgtcacaattctgtgattctatgaaataaatataatatatatatgttTCTCAATATGAGAAATACTTCCTTTTACAAAGTAGAAGCCTTTTCAAGAGCAAATATATACCCACTTAAAATAGATAATCATGACAACAAAACTTATGAATTATATTTGCATCCTCTTATTAGAAGAAAGTCAGGGAGAGACCCCTGCACCAAATCTGCATTAATCCCAACCTGGTTGGTTCTTTATGCAAACGAATTCTCAGCAGGAATCGCCCCAGCAATGTGGGGCCTGCTGCTGCTGGAAAGCAAAATTCATCACCAGGTGAAAAGCAATACTTAAATGGGTTGGAAGGGccccaaagatttttttttttacatttctgaaAGAATTCTCCATAAGCCACAGGACTTCACTGATAAGGTATGGAGACCATACATGGGAGACAAGTACTATTGCACCATCCCTCCAATAGGCTGGTCAGCAGAATTGCAGCTGTTACCCAAGAGCCTTTTGCTGCTCCCTGACTGCCAGTCCCTTTGGGTGAtggtggaatgaaaggttatcagtTGTTTTAATGAGCCGACCACTCCGCTATCATGTGTGGGGGATAAGGGAGTAAATAACCCAACTTGAATGAAGGATGGACATAAGGGATTTAGGCTTGTGCTGACAGTAGGTGGTAGCTCCCCATATCTCATTTGCCTGATGTTTGCTccttgagagagggggtgaggcaaCTTGTAAACTTAAATTCCTCCACACCTTTGTGTTCAGTTTTTTTGGTGGGAGGGGGGCTTTCTCAAGAATCACAAGGTTCACGCCTGCTTCcagaggcaagcagagtaaaATTTCTACAGTAGCCTGAAATCACCCCATGATATACAAACACATTAAATGTGCAATGCTGGTGGGCTAGGGGTTGGGTAACCATATAAAGTCCACTGGCCCCCAAACCGTGAACAAGTTTGTTGGGAGAGTTCAAAAAGTCAGAAACTCAACAGATCTGGGTTCTACCCCAAATTGAATCTCTTTCCTTGTCACAATCATGCCACagttcacccctccccacccaaaaaTAACAGAATGTTTAACTTTatcagttttcaaaataatgtggaaaattgcgtaACTTGACTCTACAACACATATAACCCATGTTAATTCGACTCTTTCTCCAAATGTAGTACAGGTATGCAGGAACAACTTGTGACCCTCTGATGAAAAATTGAGTTACTAGATCCATTTGCGTAACTCAACAGCACACAGCTTACACATTTGGCAAAGCCGTTCTTGTGACCTAACTATTGAAATAAGATTTTAAAATGGAATTTCACTGGTGTATTGCAAACTAAGTCACTGCAATCAAAGGCAAAACAGAAGTTTGGACTCACTTTTGCTCTGTATGGTGACCACCTAGTCCACCTGTTATGCAAAGGGTTTGGAAAGTTCCAAAACAACCACCATAGTTATAAATCTCCTACAGTACTCGGGTAAGGtggcaaatgaataaaaaaagacatcTTAAGCATATGATTCAAAGGTAAACTGCCTTTTTAATGTAGCCGAAATAAAAATTAGGCCTTCTCAAACCAGAACTGTACAGTTAATAATTTCAAGTATTTACATTAATGAGTTCCTCAATATAACACAGCAAAACTTCAGTAGTTAAGAAAAATAATTCTAAACTGCTACTGAAATTAGTACTCAGTGGAAAGTTAATGAAAGAACCTATATTGTTAAAAGACAAAACTGGAGTAAAGGCTAAGAGTCCCTCTCCTATTATCAAAGTAAACATAGCAACAAAAGACAGATCCAAGAATAGTAAAATTGGTACTTAGTATTTACTTCATAAAATATGCAATTTAATCAGTTTGGTTGTATCCTGCTGATGCATCAATGTCTTCTTCTAATCCATTTTCATTGTTACAAGTTACAAACTTTTTTATATTTAGACATTTAAAAAGCACTAATCATGCAAGATCTTTACTACTGATGCATTTTACTTACTTGTTTCCATCCCATTTTTGCAAGATATTTTTTCCCCACTGCTTTATGCTTCCCTACTATTCCCTGAACTGAGGAGCTTGGCAAATAATTTGTTCATTAGTCATTGCTTAAGTGAATCAACCTTACTGAGTTTGGAATACCCTCCAGTTTTTCTCTCCTCTTTGTTGGGTAAAATACTCACCCATTCCCTTTTCCATATGTTATGCTTGTAGAGTTTACCCATAAATGAGATCGGAAAAGATGTAGTGAGATACTGTATTTAATTCTATCCCTATGTAGTGTACAATATGTAGTGGGTCACCTTCACTCAGTGATTCCCCTGAAAGGCCGTGTAATAGTGCAACATGTCAATGCTA from Carcharodon carcharias isolate sCarCar2 chromosome 1, sCarCar2.pri, whole genome shotgun sequence encodes:
- the rnf180a gene encoding E3 ubiquitin-protein ligase RNF180 isoform X2, with translation MDVHIMEGFLRCRKCRRFVLDAGSLSPSHGMQPSKSPNAAEESVGQSNCMVWHVKLEALPSWITKEIEKSWWTIGKLNCLHCGARLGDFNFVSNAKCPCGQAVTVHICKSRTDYEAPRLIRIIEPAKVKSLQKVRYVYKLETVENMERGTENIMSLHRHKEFLHHSRKMDRERITEALCLEARSGSRGMVEVDSNEFNFKAAYPQPWSSASQPLRARCTMIGFHKKSHSLDFSSTNSKDAAVSFSSIHGLCPRSSSCGIIMHHIGEIASPRQFPLAEGANLQLPVSEESNSPAFQRPYSRESDFVSCSQSFNNSLVEEVQEDLGPGPSVLRHCRSKVVNVSATVRGWSPDSSTEASDIEEWEEGRDAGTSNPCNDSAPCVPLFSTLSERTLSKRQRNKLKNLKRKQRKRERWHQSKLKEPKQTSSSNLTTSGDEDEIKWEKEGYICAVCLDIFFSPYMCYPCHHIFCEPCLRTLAKDNPANTPCPLCRTVITRVFFQTELNNTMKSLFSEEYLARRQSFQKASCAKWPLPSCRRLFRVLGGFGRHSDPVARRQFPHGAYRLDFEDDNRGWRFDMDMVIIYIYSVNWVIGFIIFCFLCYFFFPSF
- the rnf180a gene encoding E3 ubiquitin-protein ligase RNF180 isoform X1, whose product is MDLHVNLVLKKNEDPMDVHIMEGFLRCRKCRRFVLDAGSLSPSHGMQPSKSPNAAEESVGQSNCMVWHVKLEALPSWITKEIEKSWWTIGKLNCLHCGARLGDFNFVSNAKCPCGQAVTVHICKSRTDYEAPRLIRIIEPAKVKSLQKVRYVYKLETVENMERGTENIMSLHRHKEFLHHSRKMDRERITEALCLEARSGSRGMVEVDSNEFNFKAAYPQPWSSASQPLRARCTMIGFHKKSHSLDFSSTNSKDAAVSFSSIHGLCPRSSSCGIIMHHIGEIASPRQFPLAEGANLQLPVSEESNSPAFQRPYSRESDFVSCSQSFNNSLVEEVQEDLGPGPSVLRHCRSKVVNVSATVRGWSPDSSTEASDIEEWEEGRDAGTSNPCNDSAPCVPLFSTLSERTLSKRQRNKLKNLKRKQRKRERWHQSKLKEPKQTSSSNLTTSGDEDEIKWEKEGYICAVCLDIFFSPYMCYPCHHIFCEPCLRTLAKDNPANTPCPLCRTVITRVFFQTELNNTMKSLFSEEYLARRQSFQKASCAKWPLPSCRRLFRVLGGFGRHSDPVARRQFPHGAYRLDFEDDNRGWRFDMDMVIIYIYSVNWVIGFIIFCFLCYFFFPSF